Proteins found in one Anopheles aquasalis chromosome 3, idAnoAquaMG_Q_19, whole genome shotgun sequence genomic segment:
- the LOC126575602 gene encoding facilitated trehalose transporter Tret1-2 homolog isoform X2 → MKLPESHYPTLDDERAPPGTPSHYEDQHYPSAHEAMITNDDYRQSAGISPYEKKLLLEIESKPEKRENEAKLNGEGHEGPANPPLSEAVSSSTMGGVFHQLLLTSAVLLLAAACGMPIGYSAVLLPQLYDTNESLAIDIEMGSWIASVHSLATPIGSFASGPIMDRWGRRPALLLAIIPLFAGWVLLATASSHVLLLLGRMVAGVSVGLIAAPAQVLLAEIAEPRLRGLLIGAPFVAYSLGILLVYALGSQLHWRAVAWGGTVLPALSFVALYFAPESPTWLARNSQQDRASKALTWLRGCPIAAKKELQKLTERFEQEQEQERLDGSPQSFWHSLKEIALIKPLVIINGFHALQILSGTYLVVFYAVDLISDLGGSDINTIQAAVLTAIVRLAFTFLYCFLLLLMPRRSMVCISGLISGASCIAIAIFMYVRSGEASAPYDTYIAATLILIYIGSNTGFLTMPGIMIGELLPAKIRGQIAGYLFTVFNLLLFGVAKGFPFAKAVLKTQGLFVMFGVASFGASLLMYLLLPETKGRTLHDIEDYFGQRNWLWMNRQRKETTPNAPRSEDAEGQPLKAIVPST, encoded by the exons ATGAAACTTCCAGAAAG CCACTACCCAACTTTGGATGATGAACGAGCGCCACCGGGGACACCATCGCACTATGAGGACCAGCACTATCCATCGGCACATGAAGCGATGATAACGAATGATGATTATAGGCAGTCCGCTGGCATCAGCCCATACGAAAAGAAACTCCTCctggaaatcgaaagcaaaccggaaaaacgagaaaatgaaGCCAAACTCAACGGTGAGGGACACGAGGGACCAGCAAACCCACCTCTATCGGAAGCTGTATCCTCGTCCACGATGGGCGGTGTGTTTCATCAG CTACTGCTTACatctgcggtgctgctgctggcggcagcCTGCGGTATGCCAATAGGATACTCGGCCGTCCTATTGCCGCAGCTATACGATACCAACGAATCTCTGGCCATCGACATCGAGATGGGTTCATGGATCG CTAGTGTTCATAGTTTAGCCACACCGATCGGATCGTTCGCTTCCGGTCCGATTATGGACCGGTGGGGCCGTCGACCGGCGCTCCTGCTAGCCATTATACCGCTCTTCGCGGGATGGGTTCTACTGGCCACGGCGTCATCccacgttctgctgctgctaggacGAATGGTGGCTGGTGTGTCGGTCGGATTGATAGCCGCTCCAGCACAG GTACTGCTGGCGGAGATAGCGGAACCACGACTTCGTGGGCTACTGATTGGGGCCCCATTTGTCGCCTACTCCTTGGGTATCCTGCTGGTGTACGCACTCGGTAGCCAGCTGCACTGGCGTGCAGTTGCCTGGGGTGGTACCGTTCTACCGGCACTATCCTTCGTGGCACTCTACTTCGCTCCGGAATCCCCGACATGGTTAGCTCGCAACAGCCAACAGGATCGGGCATCGAAAGCCCTCACCTGGTTGCGTGGCTGCCCGATAGCAGCAAAGAAGGAACTACAGAAGCTAACGGAACGGTtcgagcaggaacaggaacaggaaaggCTCGATGGGTCCCCACAAAGCTTCTGGCATTCGCTAAAAGAGATCGCGCTCATTAAACCACTCGTCATCATAAACGGATTCCACGCGCTACAGATCCTGTCCGGTACCTATCTGGTCGTGTTCTACGCGGTCGATCTTATCTCCGACCTCGGTGGCAGTGATATCAACACCATTCAGGCGGCCGTCCTGACGGCGATCGTTCGGCTTGCCTTCACGTTCCTCTActgcttcttgctgctgctaatgcccCGCCGTTCGATGGTTTGCATCAGTGGGCTCATTTCCGGTGCGAGctgcatcgcgatcgcgatatTTATGTACGTTCGCAGCGGAGAAGCATCGGCGCCGTACGACACGTACATTGCGGCAACGCTCATCCTGATCTACATCGGATCCAACACCGGGTTCCTCACGATGCCCGGCATCATGATTGGGGAGCTGCTGCCGGCCAAGATTCGGGGCCAAATAGCGGGCTACCTGTTCACCGTGTttaacctgctgctgttcggtgtgGCAAAGGGTTTCCCGTTCGCGAAAGCGGTCCTCAAAACACAGGGACTGTTTGTAATGTTCGGTGTGGCTTCGTTCGGTGCATCGCTACTCATGTACCTGTTGCTACCCGAAACGAAGGGCCGTACGCTGCACGATATCGAGGATTACTTTGGCCAGCGGAATTGGCTGTGGATGAATAGGCAGCGGAAGGAAACGACACCCAACGCGCCTCGTTCCGAAGATGCGGAGGGGCAGCCGCTAAAAGCCATCGTCCCATCGACGTAA
- the LOC126575601 gene encoding uncharacterized protein LOC126575601, protein MKMKKPLNRANSEDVFGRKYKTAIRAYQNYMEGLHLMLQEKEDNIMNILHQRSSPLWYQELTDQQCAVCDRLLDAIADDMDERTVNRSKGLLRSLGVFPLCPSNIVRTALILCNRNDISFLWTLLELHYMRREDAKATSSSPMNYSINERLLLSAIAHLDMMTTLRGLDKILPTKVPTGELKSKGKKATGAPGECQPGSSPYLQRRQTVKKTGYTVPVRFQPHKDEFLERYERYRDPEYVIRNEATRWFARYDNARQSLSSGEEPFASSSETETGSMEGSSPRAIAQRVLDGEIRDLIKRVDCCQLLCPKHHALSDDSSTRAALMEAVEAVRTKWAAEEQPKPEPHEHVSDLLKHLIDKAVTLAILDPANDCTECRQRYEMQEALLRGETCVCLPEDNPPVALLSASASKGRYFRFQDWPVPFKFDYREILGPRCDTACPIKDTIRRAFDLHASASGSTTISEGIERIVKMTWKEESNHWNEQMEENRRLAKNRTIEPRNPLDVNDIDTKNSRDLKELLKRALHELAKNPKYILATFPDVHKLPLLVAWIRQRYACPISPEERRTALLASRYFWEYLIPHATSARWPVRDDAGYEEKVNWNYKQKLEAKVKTLMNRYYRRLKKVDIQEGRLWWASMVPYHAGPDRFRRTFYAYFPNCEPKAVPLVRPWRTN, encoded by the exons atgaaaatgaagaaaccgCTCAATCGAGCCAACTCCGAGGATGTTTTTGGCCGCAAATACAAAACGGCAATTCGGGCGTATCAAAACTACATGGAAGGATTGCATTTGATGCTGCAGGAGAAAG AGGACAATATAATGAACATTTTGCATCAACGCTCTAGCCCTCTGTGGTACCAGGAGTTAACTGATCAGCAGTGTGCAGTGTGCGATCGGCTTCTAGATGCTATCGCTGATGATATGGATGAGCGAACGGTTAACCGCTCCAAAGGGTTACTACGCTCGCTGGGCGTGTTTCCACTGTGTCCAAGCAACATCGTGCGAACCGCACTGATTCTTTGTAACCGAAACGATATCTCATTCCTTTGGACCCTGCTGGAGTTGCACTACATGCGACGGGAAGATGCCAAGGCGACTTCATCATCCCCCATGAACTACTCCATCAATGAAAGGCTATTGCTTTCAGCGATAGCACACCTGGATATGATGACGACGCTGCGAGGATTAGATAAGATCCTTCCTACAAAGGTACCGACTGGCGAGCTGAAATCGAAAGGCAAGAAAGCAACAGGAGCACCAGGGGAGTGCCAACCGGGGTCTTCACCCTACCTTCAGCGGCGGCAAACTGTAAAGAAAACGGGATACACCGTTCCGGTGCGCTTTCAACCTCACAAGGACGAGTTTCTGGAGCGCTATGAACGGTACCGTGACCCGGAGTATGTAATACGCAATGAAGCCACTCGTTGGTTTGCACGATACGATAATGCCAGGCAAAGTCTCTCATCCGGCGAGGAACCTTTCGCCTCCTCGAGTGAAACGGAAACCGGCTCGATGGAGGGCAGTAGCCCACGAGCAATTGCCCAGCGAGTGCTGGATGGGGAGATACGCGATTTGATTAAGCGTGTCGATTGCTGCCAGCTTCTTTGCCCAAAGCACCATGCGCTGTCGGATGACTCATCGACACGTGCCGCACTAATGGAAGCCGTTGAAGCGGTGCGCACCAAATGGGCCGCGGAAGAACAGCCGAAGCCAGAACCGCACGAACATGTTAGTGATCTGCTGAAGCATCTTATAGACAAAGCGGTCACGCTGGCTATCCTCGATCCGGCGAACGATTGTACCGAGTGCCGACAGCGATACGAGATGCAGGAGGCACTGTTACGGGGAGAAACATGTGTCTGCCTTCCGGAAGACAACCCACCAGTGGCACTActatcggcatcggcatcgaagGGACGTTACTTTCGATTCCAGGACTGGCCGGTTCCCTTTAAGTTTGATTATCGCGAGATTTTAGGACCACGCTGCGATACAGCATGCCCGATAAAGGATACGATAAGGCGTGCGTTTGATTTGCATGCGTCTGCCAGCGGTTCGACGACCATTTCGGAAGGAATCGAACGGATTGTGAAGATGACTTGGAAGGAGGAGTCCAACCATTGGAACGAGCAAATGGAAGAAAACCGCAGGCTTGCCAAGAACCGCACGATCGAGCCAAGAAATCCGCTAGATGTAAACGATATTGATACAAAGAATTCACGCGATTTGAAGGAGCTGCTAAAG CGTGCCCTCCACGAGCTAGCCAAGAATCCAAAGTATATTCTTGCAACGTTTCCCGATGTTCACAAGCTGCCGTTACTTGTCGCCTGGATTCGGCAACGTTACGCATGCCCGATAAGCCCAGAAGAACGTCGCACGGCATTACTGGCAAGTCGCTATTTTTGGGAATATCTTATCCCTCACGCAACTTCCGCGAGATGGCCGGTGCGTGACGATGCCGGATACGAGGAGAAGGTTAACTGGAACTACAAACAGAAGCTAGAGGCAAAG GTCAAAACTCTCATGAACCGCTATTATCGGAGACTGAAAAAGGTCGATATACAGGAAGGTCGCCTCTGGTGGGCCAGCATGGTGCCGTACCATGCCGGACCGGATCGGTTTCGGCGTACCTTCTACGCGTACTTTCCAAACTGCGAACCGAAGGCGGTACCCTTGGTGCGGCCCTGGCGGACAAACTAA
- the LOC126575600 gene encoding FACT complex subunit Ssrp1 has translation MADFLEYSSISSEIRGAMCPGKLKMTDTAIVFKSDKTGKVEQINANDIELLNYQRFVGSFGLRVFLKNGSLHRFLGFTGDEAKIADFVKKNYKLDMLEKELSMRGWNWGAVHFKGAVLSFDVENKTSFEIPLNHVSQCNVGKNEVTVEFHRNDDAPVSLMEMRFHIPTSESADIDPVEAFQENVMKQASVISVSGDAIAIFREIHCLTPRGRYDIKVFQTFFQLHGKTYDFKIPTSSVLRLFLLPHKDNRQMFFVISLDPPIKQGQTRYHFLVTLFQMDEETNIELPFSEEELKEKYEDKLTKELSGPVYEVLGKIMKVIINRKLTGPGSFIGHSGTPAIGCSFKAAAGYLYPLERGFIYVHKPPVHIRFEEIASVNFARSGGSTRSFDFEIELKTGTVHTFSSIEKEEYSKLFDFISSKKLHVKNTGGKASYKDDFADSDNEGEPDAYLARVKAEAKERDEDDDDGSDSEESTDEDFNPNQQESDVAEEFDSNVESSSDSDEDGSGGGGSGSGSDADREKKREKKKEKKEKIKEKSPKKKVKEPREKKSKKSSKTKDANAPKRPATAFMLWMNATRDQIRKDNPGLSITEIAKKGGELWKDLKDKKDWEAKAAKAKENYSEAMAAYKASGGGASTDNGKGEKRKKASSTTPRKADVSSQMTGSGFKSKEYIEDTSSSDGSDDDAKKKSTKKAKETENDKKSTGKKKSKKSESESEMSESEEEDDDMSEGSD, from the exons ATGGCAGACTTTCTCGAGTATTCCTCTATCAGCTCCGAAATTCGCGGTGCGATG TGCCCGGGCAAGCTGAAAATGACCGACACGGCGATCGTGTTCAAGAGCGACAAAACCGGCAAAGTGGAACAGATTAACGCGAACGATATCGAGCTGTTAAACTATCAGCGCTTCGTTGGCAGCTTCGGATTGCGTGTGTTCCTGAAGAATGGCTCGTTGCACCGGTTCCTCGGTTTCACCGGTGACGAAGCGAAGATAGCCGATTTCGTAAAGAAAAACTACAAACTGGACATGCTGGAGAAGGAACTGTCGATGCGTGGATGGAACTGGGGTGCGGTGCATTTCAAGGGTGCCGTGCTCAGCTTCGACGTGGAGAACAAGACAAGCTTCGAGATCCCGCTGAACCACGTGTCGCAGTGCAATGTGGGCAAGAACGAGGTAACGGTCGAATTTCACCGGAACGACGATGCACCCGTGAGCCTGATGGAGATGCGCTTTCACATTCCAACGTCCGAGTCGGCCGATATCGATCCGGTGGAGGCATTCCAGGAGAACGTTATGAAGCAAGCCTCGGTGATCTCGGTGTCGGgcgatgcgatcgcgatcttccGCGAGATCCACTGCCTGACGCCTCGCGGTCGCTACGACATCAAGGTGTTCCAGACGTTCTTCCAGCTGCACGGCAAAACGTACGACTTTAAAATACCGACCTCGTCCGTGTTGCGGCTGTTCCTGCTACCGCACAAGGACAACCGGCAGATGTTTTTCGTCATCTCGCTCGATCCACCGATCAAACAGGGTCAGACGCGCTACCACTTCCTGGTCACACTGTTCCAGATGGACGAGGAAACGAACATCGAGCTACCGTTCAGCGAGGAAGAGTTGAAAGAGAAGTACGAGGACAAGCTGACGAAGGaactgtccggtccggtgtacGAGGTACTGGGCAAAATCATGAAGGTCATCATCAACCGGAAGCTAACGGGACCGGGTTCGTTCATCGGTCACTCGGGCACACCGGCGATCGGTTGTTCGTTCAAGGCAGCCGCTGGCTATCTGTATCCCCTGGAGCGAGGCTTTATTTACGTACACAAACCGCCGGTTCACATTCGCTTCGAGGAGATCGCTTCAGTGAACTTTGCCCGAAGTGGTGGCTCGACGCGTAGTTTCGATTTCGAGATTGAACTGAAGACCGGCACGGTACACACGTTTAGCAGCATCGAGAAGGAGGAATACTCGAAGCTGTTCGATTTCATCTCATCGAAAAAGCTGCACGTGAAGAACACGGGCGGTAAGGCCAGCTACAAGGACGACTTTGCCGATTCCGACAACGAGGGCGAACCGGATGCGTATCTGGCGCGTGTCAAGGCCGAAGCAAAGGAGcgcgatgaggacgatgatgatggtagcgaTTCGGAGGAATCGACAGATGAGGACTTTAACCCGAACCAGCAGGAATCGGACGTGGCGGAAGAGTTCGACAGCAACGTGGAATCATCGTCGGATTCGGATGAGgatggtagcggtggtggtggtagcggtagcGGTTCGGATGCAGATCGTGAGAAAAAGcgcgagaaaaagaaagaaaagaaggaaaagattaAAGAGAAATCACCCAAAAAGAAGGTGAAGGAaccgcgagagaaaaagagcaaaaagtcCTCCAAAACGAAGGACGCGAATGCACCGAAACGACCGGCGACCGCGTTTATGCTGTGGATGAATGCTACACGCGACCAGATCCGCAAGGATAACCCGGGTCTATCGATCACTGAGATCGCTAAGAAGGGCGGTGAGCTGTGGAAGGACCTGAAGGACAAGAAGGACTGGGAGGCCAAGGCGGCCAAGGCGAAGGAGAACTACTCGGAAGCGATGGCCGCCTACAAggcgtccggtggtggtgctagtacGGATAATGGAAAGGGCGAGAAACGCAAGAAGGCATCCTCCACGACACCGCGGAAGGCAGACGTAAGCTCACAGATGACGGGCAGCGGGTTCAAGAGCAAGGAGTACATCGAAGATACCTCTTCGAGCGACGGTAGTGACGATGATGCCAAGAAGAAGAGCACAAAGAAggcaaaggaaacggaaaacgataAGAAGAGTACGGGAAAGAAG aaatcgaaaaaatccGAATCGGAATCAGAAATGTCTGAatcggaagaggaagatgatgacatGAGCGAGGGAAGTGATTAA
- the LOC126575612 gene encoding mobility group protein 1A-like, with translation MAEKPKRPLSAYMLWLNSAREQIKKENPGIKVTEIAKKGGELWRGMKDKSEWEFKAAKMKDEYNKQMQDFEQNGGSKDTVTKKKKGATKKVVKKSKKKDSEDEDDESGDESD, from the exons ATGGCTGAGAAACCGAAGCGTCCTCTGTCTGCGTACATGCTGTGGCTCAACTCGGCCCGCGAACAGATCAAGAAGGAGAATCCCGGAATTAAAGTGACAGAGATCGCCAAGAAGGGTGGTGAGCTGTGGCGCGGAATGAAGGATAAGAGC GAGTGGGAATTCAAAGCTGCCAAGATGAAGGACGAGTACAACAAACAGATGCAGGACTTCgagcaaaatggtggcagcaAGGATACCGtcacaaagaaaaagaaaggtgCAACTAAGAAAGTGgtgaaaaagagcaaaaagaaggattcggaggatgaggatgacgagTCTGGAGATGAGAGCGACTGA
- the LOC126575602 gene encoding facilitated trehalose transporter Tret1-2 homolog isoform X1 has product MKLPESHYPTLDDERAPPGTPSHYEDQHYPSAHEAMITNDDYRQSAGISPYEKKLLLEIESKPEKRENEAKLNGEGHEGPANPPLSEAVSSSTMGGVFHQLLLTSAVLLLAAACGMPIGYSAVLLPQLYDTNESLAIDIEMGSWIGKFHTTKPTRIVSINDSFPFGSVTASVHSLATPIGSFASGPIMDRWGRRPALLLAIIPLFAGWVLLATASSHVLLLLGRMVAGVSVGLIAAPAQVLLAEIAEPRLRGLLIGAPFVAYSLGILLVYALGSQLHWRAVAWGGTVLPALSFVALYFAPESPTWLARNSQQDRASKALTWLRGCPIAAKKELQKLTERFEQEQEQERLDGSPQSFWHSLKEIALIKPLVIINGFHALQILSGTYLVVFYAVDLISDLGGSDINTIQAAVLTAIVRLAFTFLYCFLLLLMPRRSMVCISGLISGASCIAIAIFMYVRSGEASAPYDTYIAATLILIYIGSNTGFLTMPGIMIGELLPAKIRGQIAGYLFTVFNLLLFGVAKGFPFAKAVLKTQGLFVMFGVASFGASLLMYLLLPETKGRTLHDIEDYFGQRNWLWMNRQRKETTPNAPRSEDAEGQPLKAIVPST; this is encoded by the exons ATGAAACTTCCAGAAAG CCACTACCCAACTTTGGATGATGAACGAGCGCCACCGGGGACACCATCGCACTATGAGGACCAGCACTATCCATCGGCACATGAAGCGATGATAACGAATGATGATTATAGGCAGTCCGCTGGCATCAGCCCATACGAAAAGAAACTCCTCctggaaatcgaaagcaaaccggaaaaacgagaaaatgaaGCCAAACTCAACGGTGAGGGACACGAGGGACCAGCAAACCCACCTCTATCGGAAGCTGTATCCTCGTCCACGATGGGCGGTGTGTTTCATCAG CTACTGCTTACatctgcggtgctgctgctggcggcagcCTGCGGTATGCCAATAGGATACTCGGCCGTCCTATTGCCGCAGCTATACGATACCAACGAATCTCTGGCCATCGACATCGAGATGGGTTCATGGATCGGTAAGTTCCACACCACTAAACCAACGCGCATTGTATCCATTAACGATAGTTTTCCCTTCGGTTCCGTTACAGCTAGTGTTCATAGTTTAGCCACACCGATCGGATCGTTCGCTTCCGGTCCGATTATGGACCGGTGGGGCCGTCGACCGGCGCTCCTGCTAGCCATTATACCGCTCTTCGCGGGATGGGTTCTACTGGCCACGGCGTCATCccacgttctgctgctgctaggacGAATGGTGGCTGGTGTGTCGGTCGGATTGATAGCCGCTCCAGCACAG GTACTGCTGGCGGAGATAGCGGAACCACGACTTCGTGGGCTACTGATTGGGGCCCCATTTGTCGCCTACTCCTTGGGTATCCTGCTGGTGTACGCACTCGGTAGCCAGCTGCACTGGCGTGCAGTTGCCTGGGGTGGTACCGTTCTACCGGCACTATCCTTCGTGGCACTCTACTTCGCTCCGGAATCCCCGACATGGTTAGCTCGCAACAGCCAACAGGATCGGGCATCGAAAGCCCTCACCTGGTTGCGTGGCTGCCCGATAGCAGCAAAGAAGGAACTACAGAAGCTAACGGAACGGTtcgagcaggaacaggaacaggaaaggCTCGATGGGTCCCCACAAAGCTTCTGGCATTCGCTAAAAGAGATCGCGCTCATTAAACCACTCGTCATCATAAACGGATTCCACGCGCTACAGATCCTGTCCGGTACCTATCTGGTCGTGTTCTACGCGGTCGATCTTATCTCCGACCTCGGTGGCAGTGATATCAACACCATTCAGGCGGCCGTCCTGACGGCGATCGTTCGGCTTGCCTTCACGTTCCTCTActgcttcttgctgctgctaatgcccCGCCGTTCGATGGTTTGCATCAGTGGGCTCATTTCCGGTGCGAGctgcatcgcgatcgcgatatTTATGTACGTTCGCAGCGGAGAAGCATCGGCGCCGTACGACACGTACATTGCGGCAACGCTCATCCTGATCTACATCGGATCCAACACCGGGTTCCTCACGATGCCCGGCATCATGATTGGGGAGCTGCTGCCGGCCAAGATTCGGGGCCAAATAGCGGGCTACCTGTTCACCGTGTttaacctgctgctgttcggtgtgGCAAAGGGTTTCCCGTTCGCGAAAGCGGTCCTCAAAACACAGGGACTGTTTGTAATGTTCGGTGTGGCTTCGTTCGGTGCATCGCTACTCATGTACCTGTTGCTACCCGAAACGAAGGGCCGTACGCTGCACGATATCGAGGATTACTTTGGCCAGCGGAATTGGCTGTGGATGAATAGGCAGCGGAAGGAAACGACACCCAACGCGCCTCGTTCCGAAGATGCGGAGGGGCAGCCGCTAAAAGCCATCGTCCCATCGACGTAA
- the LOC126575603 gene encoding sterol O-acyltransferase 1 — translation MMNETGSGNESSSSAGGSDTRSEQVVQNAIENRAQREYREEIVKDMAIEKMKENMDKIVTKLSKDIEQKMDIAVDDLFTEVKQFNLKNYELKQLFNEKPRVESSTRGKKGTRTDGKLPEKEFVARNSLLTDLFEVKHIKTIYHIFIVILIILFLNTVVHDFVDTGSINLGFRPIVAGFGKFHIALMLWACMQVSTFLLYPCFRLWASSRRSFKQASGIRRIYDIGALLMFIAYQCAFVVLAIKALLWFDLPPASSTAYLMEMTRFLMKAHAFIRSTVPRALAADGKKKCDSKPTNPDAHRPLPAFSKYAYFLFAPTLVYRDEYPRTKQIRWRIVARHALEMVGVIFYISFILERFLVPLFEKFGHAKISSGSFVLSLFGSIMPGSLSFLCAFYSLLHAWMNGMAELLRFADRMFYRDWWNESTFAGYIRSWNVVVHDWLYTYVYKDCVENVFRNCRPLATVAVFTVSSVFHELILAFSFRFFYPVMFVQFEFMGLLMMFLTRGMGKDIGNVLLWLMLSIGNGLHLSLYNMEYYARRNCPGIGDSVVDYLVPVSWSCNGISHNPNWTITAPWSME, via the exons ATGATGAACGAAACGGGAAGTGGAAACGAAAGTTCTAGCTCTGCGGGTGGCTCCGATACTCGCTCGGAGCAAGTTGTACAAAATGCGATCGAAAATCGAG CTCAGCGTGAATATCGGGAAGAGATTGTCAAGGACATGGCAATcgagaaaatgaaggaaaacatggat AAAATCGTCACCAAACTCTCGAAGGACATCGAGCAGAAGATGGACATTGCGGTCGATGATTTGTTTACGGAGGTGAAGCAATTCAATCTTAAAAACTATGAGCTAAAGCAGCTGTTTAATGAAAAACCACGTGTCGAAAGCTCGACACGCGGCAAGAAGGGAACGCGAACGGATGGGAAGCTGCCGGAGAAGGAGTTTGTGGCGAGGAACTCGCTCCTGACCGATTTGTTCGAAGTGAAGCACATCAAGACCATCTATCATATCTTTATCGTTATTTTGATCATACTGTTCCTCAATACAGTAGTGCACGATTTTGTCGATACCGGCAG CATTAATCTTGGCTTTCGGCCGATTGTGGCTGGCTTTGGGAAGTTCCACATCGCTCTCATGCTGTGGGCCTGCATGCAGGTGTCTACTTTCCTGCTGTATCCTTGCTTCCGGCTATGGGCTTCCAGTCGAAGAAGTTTCAAACAGG cTTCCGGCATACGCAGGATTTACGATATCGGCGCCCTCTTGATGTTCATTGCCTATCAGTGCGCCTTTGTGGTTCTAGCCATCAAAGCACTCCTGTGGTTTGACCTTCCACCAGCCTCCTCCACGGCCTACCTGATGGAAATGACGCGTTTCCTAATGAAGGCACACGCCTTCATTCGAAGCACCGTCCCGCGGGCCCTGGCTGCCGATGGAAAGAAGAAGTGTGACTCGAAACCGACAAACCCGGATGCGCACCGGCCGCTACCCGCTTTCTCGAAGTACGCGTACTTCCTCTTTGCACCGACGCTCGTGTACCGGGATGAGTATCCGCGCACCAAGCAAATCCGCTGGCGTATCGTTGCTCGCCATGCGCTCGAAATGGTCGGAGTCATCTTCTACATCAGCTTCATCTTGGAACGATTCCTGGTGCCATTGTTTGAGAAGTTTGGCCACGCCAAAATTAGTTCCGGTAGCTTCGTTCTGTCGTTGTTCGGTAGCATCATGCCCGGTTCCCTATCGTTCCTGTGTGCCTTCTACAGTTTGTTGCACGCATGGATGAATGGAATGGCCGAGTTGCTGCGCTTCGCTGACCGGATGTTCTACCGTGACTGGTGGAACGAATCCACGTTTGCGGGTTACATCCGTTCCTGGAATGTAGTCGTACACGATTGGCTTTATACTTACGTGTATAAGGATTGTGTGGAGAATGTCTTCCGCAACTGTCGGCCGCTAGCGACGGTGGCCGTGTTTACGGTGTCCTCCGTATTCCACGAGCTCATCCTGGCGTTCAGCTTTCGCTTCTTCTATCCCGTGATGTTTGTCCAGTTCGAGTTCATGggtttgctgatgatgttccTGACCCGGGGCATGGGCAAGGACATTGGAaatgtgctgctgtggttgatgCTTTCGATCGGAAATGGTTTGCATCTTAGCCTCTACAACATGGAGTACTATGCACGGCGCAACTGTCCCGGAATCGGGGACTCGGTGGTAGATTATCTCGTGCCGGTTTCCTGGTCGTGCAATGGAATCTCGCATAACCCCAACTGGACCATCACGGCACCGTGGAGCATGGAGTGA